A single window of Fervidicoccus fontis Kam940 DNA harbors:
- a CDS encoding 50S ribosomal protein L14e, protein MPAIEIGRVCVKTYGREAGRKCVIIDIVDENFVLVTGPKNISGVRRRKVNINHIEVLDAKVPINKGASDEEVEKAINAAGLTQFMRERIKISKLPAVI, encoded by the coding sequence GTGCCTGCTATAGAAATTGGTAGGGTTTGTGTAAAGACGTATGGTAGAGAAGCTGGTAGAAAATGTGTAATAATAGATATAGTTGACGAAAATTTTGTTCTGGTAACTGGTCCAAAGAACATAAGTGGAGTTAGGAGAAGAAAAGTCAACATTAATCATATAGAAGTTTTAGATGCCAAGGTTCCGATAAACAAAGGTGCAAGCGATGAAGAAGTAGAGAAGGCAATAAATGCTGCTGGACTTACTCAGTTCATGAGAGAGAGGATTAAAATTTCTAAACTTCCTGCGGTTATCTGA
- a CDS encoding aminotransferase class I/II-fold pyridoxal phosphate-dependent enzyme: MPAIKLIPTWAFKDVIGDEMGRTRNLEYINTIKERLKKFGLEFALFHEVPLTSIAISSDSDCIQTFSPTTGEEDLSLIATFTGKRIIFSNPYYFNGNSIVFKEDELKEEGCMSYASNPNIPLGFFMNEEKIVEIAKKLNGLVVVDSTYDFLFDNDLNQIIINEKLARLLDQFREAEVLVIKKLHKIFGLYENPLILLYTNSHRVFETLSLITNNEERLCIDCLSLYGRILSDNELLNRINIIKEKLEEKKKELINVIRSNGGIVFESLAPYFVASSLNEKVLKELSKKAELEKAGEYLFLGEKYYVIFPKL, encoded by the coding sequence GTGCCTGCCATTAAGCTCATTCCGACTTGGGCATTTAAGGATGTCATTGGAGATGAAATGGGGAGAACACGGAATCTAGAATACATAAACACGATAAAAGAAAGATTGAAAAAGTTTGGACTGGAATTTGCTTTATTTCACGAAGTCCCTCTAACAAGCATTGCGATATCTTCAGATTCGGATTGCATTCAAACTTTTTCCCCCACTACAGGAGAGGAGGATTTAAGTCTAATAGCTACTTTTACGGGAAAAAGGATTATATTCTCTAATCCTTATTATTTTAACGGTAATTCAATCGTCTTTAAAGAAGATGAGCTTAAAGAAGAGGGATGCATGAGCTACGCTTCTAATCCTAACATACCCCTTGGTTTTTTCATGAATGAAGAGAAAATTGTAGAAATTGCAAAGAAACTAAACGGATTAGTTGTCGTAGATTCAACATATGATTTCCTTTTTGATAATGATCTCAATCAAATTATAATAAATGAAAAGCTTGCAAGATTACTAGACCAATTCAGAGAAGCTGAAGTTCTAGTAATTAAAAAACTTCATAAGATATTTGGTCTTTATGAGAACCCATTGATTTTATTGTACACTAATTCTCACAGAGTTTTTGAGACATTGAGCTTAATAACTAACAACGAAGAAAGACTATGCATTGATTGTCTTTCACTTTACGGAAGGATACTTTCAGATAATGAATTGCTAAACAGAATCAATATAATTAAAGAAAAGCTAGAAGAAAAGAAGAAAGAGCTTATTAACGTGATAAGATCGAATGGGGGAATAGTATTTGAATCACTAGCTCCGTATTTTGTCGCCAGTTCGTTAAATGAAAAGGTTTTAAAAGAGCTTTCAAAGAAAGCAGAGCTCGAAAAAGCTGGAGAGTACTTGTTTCTAGGAGAAAAGTATTATGTAATTTTTCCAAAATTATAA
- the cmk gene encoding (d)CMP kinase — MQLPNNVIVIGGPAGSGKTTYSTYIAKKLGFSYVSSGMIFRSIAKERGLSISELNELAEKDSSIDYYIDRRTLEEAMKGNVVLEGHLAPWIVSNIADLKIYFNASLKTRVMRIAEREKRNWKDVLIETAKREYSQAMRFKKMYGIDVLDLSIFDFIVSTEKLTIEQVKFIVDQIIEYAIENKKIQPASI, encoded by the coding sequence ATGCAATTGCCTAACAACGTCATTGTTATAGGTGGTCCAGCTGGAAGCGGAAAGACTACTTATTCAACTTATATAGCTAAAAAGCTGGGTTTTTCCTATGTTAGTTCTGGAATGATATTTAGAAGTATTGCTAAAGAAAGGGGCTTGAGCATTTCTGAGCTTAATGAACTCGCTGAAAAGGATAGTAGCATTGATTATTATATTGACAGAAGGACTTTGGAAGAAGCGATGAAGGGCAATGTGGTTTTAGAGGGTCATTTAGCTCCCTGGATTGTTTCAAATATAGCTGACTTGAAAATTTACTTCAATGCTTCTTTGAAAACTAGGGTTATGAGAATAGCTGAGAGGGAGAAGAGGAATTGGAAGGACGTTTTGATTGAAACTGCAAAGAGAGAGTACAGCCAGGCAATGAGGTTTAAAAAAATGTATGGCATAGATGTGCTAGATCTAAGTATTTTCGACTTCATTGTAAGCACAGAAAAACTGACAATAGAACAGGTAAAATTTATTGTCGATCAAATTATTGAATATGCAATAGAGAATAAAAAAATACAGCCTGCAAGCATTTAA
- a CDS encoding RNA-guided pseudouridylation complex pseudouridine synthase subunit Cbf5 has translation MPYVVHSVKEYVCVMELHDEVNNEELKRVIEMFKGRIYQRPPVRSNVKRRIRIRKIHDIELLERKGNHVLMRIKCDAGTYMRKLCHDIGLLLGVGAHMRELRRTVSGPFTEDHAVRMQELSEAIYLWKNYGNDSALRKMILPVELSTCILPKILVKDSAISSLLYGAPLAKGGVAAYSEDLQTNKIAAVFTSKIELIGIYEILNNPKKNKNGKVVGRPLAVIMERNSYPKNWGKKI, from the coding sequence ATGCCATATGTGGTTCATTCTGTTAAAGAGTATGTATGCGTTATGGAGCTTCATGATGAAGTTAATAATGAGGAGCTAAAAAGAGTAATTGAAATGTTTAAGGGAAGAATTTATCAGAGACCCCCGGTGAGGTCAAACGTTAAAAGAAGGATAAGAATTAGAAAGATTCATGATATAGAATTATTAGAAAGAAAAGGCAATCATGTGCTGATGAGAATTAAATGCGATGCGGGTACATATATGAGAAAGCTTTGCCATGATATTGGGTTGCTTTTAGGAGTTGGAGCACATATGAGAGAGCTCAGAAGAACCGTAAGTGGACCTTTTACGGAAGATCACGCAGTAAGAATGCAGGAGTTGAGTGAGGCTATTTATTTGTGGAAAAACTACGGTAATGACAGCGCTTTGAGGAAAATGATTTTACCAGTAGAATTAAGCACATGTATATTGCCAAAAATATTAGTTAAGGACAGCGCAATTTCTTCCCTTTTGTATGGAGCGCCCCTCGCTAAAGGAGGTGTTGCAGCTTATAGCGAGGATCTGCAGACAAACAAAATTGCAGCAGTATTTACCTCAAAAATTGAGCTGATCGGTATATATGAAATTTTAAACAATCCAAAAAAGAACAAAAACGGAAAAGTAGTTGGAAGACCTCTCGCAGTAATTATGGAAAGAAACTCATATCCTAAGAACTGGGGTAAAAAAATTTGA
- a CDS encoding NUDIX hydrolase, which produces MSARPLVGVGAVVFNEKGEILLVKRIYPPQEGKWAIPGGHLELEETIFDGAKRELYEETGLIGDAKCIVNVDELIVLKEDKSVWRHYILIDVLFENVRGELKAGSDAGDAKFFSPSEAINSKDTSYSTINFLKKYINGDIICGLPVLNKYIEKIDRI; this is translated from the coding sequence ATGAGTGCTAGACCTCTTGTAGGTGTAGGTGCTGTCGTATTTAATGAAAAAGGAGAGATTTTGCTTGTTAAGAGAATTTACCCACCGCAAGAAGGAAAGTGGGCGATTCCAGGAGGGCACTTGGAGCTTGAAGAGACGATCTTTGACGGAGCAAAAAGAGAGCTTTATGAAGAAACTGGGCTTATTGGAGATGCTAAGTGTATAGTTAATGTCGATGAGCTTATAGTGTTAAAAGAGGATAAAAGCGTTTGGAGGCATTATATTCTCATAGATGTGCTTTTTGAGAATGTCAGAGGAGAGCTTAAGGCTGGAAGTGATGCAGGAGACGCAAAATTTTTCTCTCCATCAGAGGCAATTAATAGCAAGGACACTTCGTACTCTACTATTAACTTCCTGAAAAAGTACATAAATGGAGATATTATCTGCGGACTTCCTGTGCTCAACAAATATATCGAAAAGATAGATAGAATTTAA
- a CDS encoding HD domain-containing protein, protein MLTELKEEERNVLEVLKLLARSVMPQKDITHGIEHVERVVRLCLYIGEKVEEEVDTFVLLASAYLHDISRVSDDENHEALASEISEDILRKFGIREEKIKKISHAIRAHSFSSGIEPGSIEAKILSDADKIDAIGAVGIARVFAYSGKHERSLNESFEHFSRKILKLKDKMYTKPGKEIAEERSKFVERFLEELDREIRL, encoded by the coding sequence ATGTTAACCGAATTAAAGGAAGAAGAAAGAAATGTGCTGGAAGTTCTTAAATTATTAGCAAGGTCGGTCATGCCACAGAAAGACATAACACATGGAATTGAGCATGTTGAAAGGGTTGTAAGGTTATGCCTATATATTGGCGAAAAGGTGGAAGAGGAAGTCGACACATTTGTACTCCTTGCCTCAGCCTATCTCCATGACATATCAAGAGTAAGCGATGATGAAAATCACGAAGCTTTAGCTTCAGAGATTTCTGAAGATATTTTGAGGAAATTCGGGATCCGAGAGGAAAAAATCAAAAAAATCTCGCATGCTATAAGAGCGCACTCATTCTCTTCTGGTATCGAGCCTGGATCTATTGAGGCCAAAATATTAAGCGATGCAGACAAGATTGATGCAATCGGAGCGGTTGGAATAGCTAGAGTTTTTGCATATAGTGGAAAGCATGAAAGGAGCTTGAATGAGAGTTTTGAGCATTTTTCCAGGAAAATTCTAAAGCTTAAAGATAAGATGTATACGAAACCCGGAAAGGAAATTGCGGAAGAGAGAAGTAAGTTTGTTGAGCGGTTTTTAGAAGAACTTGATAGGGAAATAAGACTTTAA
- a CDS encoding oligosaccharide flippase family protein → MSRESHVGKVISSGFWLYLSTIISNLQGFFYWLIISRIAGGSVVGTVSAIVGLSSLISGLISLGITTGLSRYTGLCIGIKKSNECASEYLWTSVYFSLLIYIIGGILVFIYSKFFGGAGSYSTEELTIAALLVFVGFAGSFTSFLQSLLLTKYIFISVVAAAIFKFTLGVLLVYFGYGWVGAALGYFVSTVVQFVINSYHSLKITGFKIYFSKDKLKELLRAGIPSWLPGVISTIGQWFGVILLYGTIGSLETGSYFIASQLANVVLNISNILNGLLLPVLSGLSDGRKRVGSRVFRISLALMLPVSFYIMVYPTLLLDIFGKELSSGSIPLVILLFGSIPVAFSGFVSSLVYAYGDYLTILKSGLITNVPRVILYFILVPKMSGIGAAISFTTGSYLGALYLLYIAYKLQVQFKKKEIAILISVPLIFSVLLFFVRLSWYLGMLIMASSYLIYIKEKIVTKEDLKEISRALLGEERTSLLYQKMRPILEPLFE, encoded by the coding sequence TTGAGCAGAGAAAGTCATGTCGGTAAGGTAATTTCAAGTGGCTTTTGGCTATATCTTTCAACCATAATTAGTAATCTTCAGGGATTTTTCTATTGGTTGATCATCTCAAGGATTGCAGGAGGAAGCGTTGTTGGAACAGTTTCAGCAATAGTTGGTCTATCAAGCCTAATTTCAGGGCTTATTAGTTTAGGCATTACTACTGGGTTATCAAGATATACAGGTCTGTGTATAGGGATAAAGAAAAGCAATGAATGTGCAAGTGAATATTTATGGACTTCTGTTTACTTTTCCCTTTTAATTTACATAATAGGCGGGATCCTCGTTTTTATCTACAGCAAGTTCTTCGGAGGGGCAGGTTCTTATAGTACTGAAGAGTTAACAATAGCAGCTTTGCTTGTATTTGTGGGTTTCGCCGGATCCTTCACCTCATTTCTTCAAAGCTTACTGCTGACAAAGTACATTTTTATATCTGTAGTTGCAGCTGCAATTTTCAAGTTTACATTGGGCGTACTGCTTGTGTATTTTGGTTACGGATGGGTCGGTGCGGCATTAGGATACTTTGTCAGCACTGTAGTTCAATTCGTAATAAATTCTTATCATTCTTTAAAAATCACAGGATTTAAAATATACTTCAGCAAGGATAAGCTCAAAGAGCTGTTGAGGGCAGGCATTCCGAGCTGGCTTCCGGGTGTTATTTCCACAATTGGTCAGTGGTTCGGTGTAATATTGCTTTATGGAACCATAGGAAGTCTTGAGACAGGTTCATACTTCATCGCATCTCAGCTAGCAAATGTAGTATTAAACATATCAAATATTTTAAATGGCCTTCTCCTCCCTGTACTTTCAGGACTGAGCGATGGGAGAAAAAGGGTAGGTTCTAGAGTTTTCAGGATAAGTCTTGCCCTAATGCTACCAGTGAGCTTTTATATAATGGTCTACCCAACTCTGCTTTTGGATATATTTGGAAAAGAGCTGTCCTCAGGTTCGATTCCGCTGGTAATTCTTCTCTTTGGAAGTATACCTGTAGCTTTTTCCGGATTCGTTTCAAGCCTTGTGTATGCTTATGGTGACTATCTCACAATTTTAAAAAGCGGACTAATAACAAACGTGCCTAGAGTAATCCTTTATTTTATCCTAGTTCCAAAAATGAGTGGAATAGGAGCTGCTATAAGCTTTACTACAGGCTCCTACTTAGGTGCTTTATATTTATTGTACATTGCATACAAGCTTCAAGTTCAGTTTAAGAAAAAAGAAATAGCTATTCTAATAAGCGTGCCTCTCATCTTTTCGGTACTACTGTTTTTTGTAAGGTTATCTTGGTATCTTGGCATGCTAATTATGGCATCTTCCTACTTAATTTACATAAAAGAGAAGATAGTCACCAAAGAGGATCTTAAGGAGATATCGAGAGCATTACTGGGAGAAGAGAGGACTTCACTGTTATATCAGAAAATGAGGCCAATACTTGAGCCTCTGTTCGAATAA
- a CDS encoding H/ACA RNA-protein complex component Cbf5p: protein MKTADVINEIENRISEFCGKSEWWNILAEEIVEIEGKASNPFERDINSLIERGIIVIDKPPGPTSHEVVAWVKRMLGVKKVGHGGTLEGLLDGDPGETPKSQVSCLLD, encoded by the coding sequence TTGAAGACGGCAGATGTAATAAATGAAATTGAAAATAGGATCTCGGAATTCTGTGGAAAGAGCGAGTGGTGGAACATCTTAGCAGAGGAAATTGTTGAGATTGAGGGAAAAGCCTCTAATCCTTTTGAGAGGGACATTAATTCTTTAATTGAAAGAGGAATTATAGTTATTGACAAACCACCCGGTCCAACTAGCCATGAGGTTGTTGCATGGGTAAAAAGAATGCTTGGAGTAAAAAAGGTAGGGCACGGGGGTACTCTAGAGGGGCTCCTCGATGGAGATCCCGGGGAAACCCCAAAGTCACAGGTGTCCTGCCTGTTGGATTAG
- a CDS encoding cysteine hydrolase family protein, which produces MKFSLIIIDMIHDFVDGKFGNENVKKIIPCIRELKEFAKKNSIPVIYAVDSHIKGVDREIEVWGEHAIEGEWGSKIIEELEPQNGEFIIKKRRYSAFFSTGLDLLLRELDVDTLILTGTSTHICVLHTAADAFFRGYKIIIPKECVAAFSESDHGYALVYMSQVYGAKVLSKDEIKRIIEENQNL; this is translated from the coding sequence ATGAAATTTTCCCTAATAATAATAGATATGATCCACGATTTTGTCGATGGAAAATTCGGTAATGAAAATGTAAAGAAAATTATTCCCTGCATAAGGGAGCTTAAGGAATTTGCAAAAAAGAACAGTATACCGGTGATATATGCTGTTGACTCTCATATCAAAGGGGTTGATAGAGAAATTGAAGTATGGGGAGAACATGCGATTGAAGGAGAGTGGGGAAGCAAAATAATTGAAGAGCTAGAGCCCCAAAATGGGGAATTCATTATTAAGAAAAGGAGGTACAGCGCATTTTTCTCTACAGGTTTAGATCTGTTATTGAGGGAGCTGGATGTAGATACTTTGATTTTAACTGGAACAAGTACTCATATATGCGTTCTTCATACAGCTGCAGATGCATTTTTCAGAGGGTATAAGATAATTATACCAAAAGAATGCGTTGCAGCATTTAGTGAAAGCGATCACGGTTACGCTTTAGTATATATGTCCCAAGTTTACGGGGCAAAGGTTCTTTCGAAGGATGAAATAAAAAGGATAATTGAGGAAAATCAAAACCTTTAG
- a CDS encoding MBL fold metallo-hydrolase, with the protein MQAIKKFSIGNLAIYAIKHGVLRTNTYIIFSKDPKKALMIDPGESSNVIVDFLKNRDLNSIWVIGTHGHFDHVCGVDEIKSAYNAKFFMSSEDLFLKEHNKKVLKRFNLNEKDCPLDPDIDLKDLEKIEFDDQEIEVLKTPGHTPGSILLYLREVDLAFSGDTIFAGSIGRTDFFGGNEEEMKKSIKLILERVNADALVLPGHGIEFRLAKYIDFFNSIIQS; encoded by the coding sequence ATGCAAGCAATAAAGAAATTTAGTATTGGTAATTTAGCTATATATGCAATAAAGCACGGAGTTTTGAGAACGAACACTTATATTATTTTCAGCAAAGATCCGAAAAAGGCTCTCATGATAGATCCAGGAGAAAGTAGCAATGTAATTGTTGATTTTTTAAAAAATAGAGATTTAAATTCTATATGGGTTATTGGAACACACGGTCATTTTGATCATGTTTGCGGAGTAGACGAAATCAAAAGTGCATATAATGCAAAATTTTTCATGAGTAGCGAGGATTTGTTCTTGAAAGAACACAATAAAAAAGTTCTAAAAAGATTTAATTTGAATGAAAAGGATTGCCCTTTAGATCCTGATATTGATTTAAAAGATTTAGAAAAAATAGAGTTTGACGATCAAGAAATAGAAGTGCTCAAGACTCCAGGACATACACCAGGAAGCATACTCCTCTATTTAAGAGAGGTTGATTTAGCTTTTTCTGGCGACACAATTTTCGCAGGGAGCATAGGAAGAACTGATTTCTTCGGCGGTAATGAGGAGGAGATGAAGAAGAGCATCAAATTAATACTTGAAAGAGTAAACGCAGATGCACTTGTTTTACCTGGACATGGCATCGAGTTTAGACTAGCAAAGTATATAGATTTCTTCAATTCTATAATTCAATCTTAA
- a CDS encoding SIS domain-containing protein — MNKLNKIFEKWYELAKIGLEKGLNEECIDFSPREIVIVGMGGSGIVGNTLEDISHFYGMNAKVTTVKSNVIPFKPDERSLFIVISYSGNTIETLSAYKQLLEENAKTLVITSGGLLEKFAIENKSCMIKLTPKLLPRGDFPEIFYSILGLLVKNNVLRAINNEKLHSSIEVLKEDLENYAKNIANEAKDKIVIFISSKPYLSVAIRFKNDFAENSKSISFVEEIPEFLHNSIEGINRLLMFYKDRIKILSIGGKMLFNNIFYESFKEALNLKITEVDLGSDGVLNEIVRGFKLSGLVSLKLASIYDIDPDETSSIDVYKEKLSSVLGNRSF, encoded by the coding sequence ATGAATAAATTGAACAAAATTTTTGAAAAATGGTACGAACTTGCAAAAATCGGGCTTGAAAAAGGACTTAACGAAGAATGCATAGATTTTTCGCCTAGGGAAATAGTGATTGTTGGAATGGGAGGCTCGGGAATAGTAGGGAATACTTTAGAAGATATTTCACATTTTTACGGTATGAATGCTAAAGTTACTACAGTAAAATCGAATGTTATACCATTCAAACCAGATGAAAGGTCATTATTTATTGTGATATCTTATTCAGGCAATACAATTGAAACTCTTTCTGCCTACAAGCAATTATTAGAAGAAAACGCTAAAACTCTTGTTATCACAAGCGGAGGCCTACTTGAGAAATTTGCAATAGAAAACAAAAGCTGTATGATAAAACTAACTCCCAAACTCCTTCCAAGGGGCGATTTTCCTGAGATCTTCTATAGCATCCTTGGGTTATTAGTGAAAAATAACGTTCTAAGAGCAATTAATAACGAAAAACTTCATTCTTCGATAGAAGTATTAAAGGAAGACCTTGAAAATTACGCTAAAAATATTGCTAACGAAGCAAAGGACAAAATCGTTATATTTATATCTTCTAAACCATACTTATCCGTAGCTATTAGGTTCAAAAACGATTTCGCTGAAAATTCAAAATCAATCTCCTTTGTCGAAGAGATCCCGGAGTTCTTGCATAATTCTATTGAAGGCATTAATAGGCTTCTGATGTTCTACAAAGATAGAATAAAAATTTTAAGCATAGGAGGAAAAATGCTTTTCAATAACATATTCTACGAGTCTTTTAAAGAGGCTTTAAATTTAAAAATAACTGAGGTAGACTTAGGAAGTGATGGTGTTTTAAATGAAATCGTGAGAGGATTTAAATTGTCTGGATTGGTAAGCTTAAAATTAGCATCAATTTATGACATAGATCCGGATGAAACCTCTTCTATAGATGTTTACAAGGAAAAACTTAGCTCTGTTTTAGGTAATAGAAGCTTCTAA
- a CDS encoding class I SAM-dependent methyltransferase, producing the protein MSPHYFSKKQKYTYIDYMITYTLNNIQLKLYSSPSVFSSDEIDPGTDLLLKNLIIPEKGNVLDLGTGIGIIGIYLAKANPKLHVYMSDVNPIAIKLSKKNIKENNVEKNTVVVECNLYEKFKENFFVAIYTNPPISAGWETIEKIITDGIKYLQEKGVLQMVLSVGHERALEVGKKIYKSVEIIEKKKGYAIIIFKK; encoded by the coding sequence TTGAGTCCTCATTATTTTTCAAAAAAGCAAAAATACACCTACATAGATTATATGATTACATATACATTGAATAATATTCAGCTAAAACTTTATTCTTCGCCTTCTGTCTTTTCAAGTGATGAAATAGATCCAGGAACTGACCTTCTGCTTAAAAATTTGATTATTCCTGAAAAAGGAAATGTGCTGGATTTAGGCACAGGCATAGGAATTATCGGTATATACTTAGCAAAAGCCAACCCAAAACTCCACGTATATATGAGCGATGTCAATCCCATCGCAATTAAGCTTTCAAAGAAAAACATAAAGGAAAATAACGTAGAGAAAAATACTGTAGTTGTTGAATGTAACTTATACGAAAAGTTTAAGGAGAATTTCTTTGTTGCTATTTACACAAACCCACCTATCTCTGCCGGCTGGGAAACAATTGAGAAAATAATTACAGATGGGATTAAATATTTACAGGAGAAAGGGGTTCTCCAGATGGTTCTTTCTGTTGGGCACGAAAGAGCATTAGAAGTCGGAAAGAAAATTTACAAATCCGTTGAGATTATAGAAAAAAAGAAAGGATATGCAATAATCATTTTTAAAAAGTGA
- a CDS encoding 50S ribosomal protein L34e: MPRPSQRTNSKAKVKIRTPGGINKIHYKERKRSLHRCMYCGRPLGGTPNGSYVEIKRLSKTKKRPNRIFGGVVCPECLAKIIKNEARKLVATS, translated from the coding sequence TTGCCTCGCCCATCTCAAAGGACAAATAGTAAAGCAAAAGTTAAAATAAGAACTCCAGGAGGAATAAACAAAATCCATTACAAGGAAAGGAAAAGGTCTTTGCATAGATGTATGTACTGTGGAAGACCGCTTGGCGGTACTCCAAATGGTAGCTATGTAGAGATTAAAAGATTAAGCAAAACTAAGAAAAGACCTAATAGAATTTTCGGCGGTGTGGTCTGTCCCGAATGCTTGGCAAAAATAATTAAAAATGAAGCAAGAAAGTTAGTCGCAACCAGTTGA
- a CDS encoding flavodoxin family protein, translating to MSAKILFIDASARKGGNSTKLMYVAELGARKRGCETEIIYLKDHKIKPCAGCVSDDIMACKFPCVIDDDDFNSLARKLIESDGVVIATPVYWYMVSGIMKNFIDRLTSLENMLFHTGKSLVDGKVAAFIATGSDTGTSMTIAYLMDVFNSFGYHIPPWSLAYHHSIDDSLDNGFAVYDAYNLGINVCRAAEIMKKEKEPWYSFEYDLNEIKNYAKRMAERDGKNDSLEKRIEKAKGDEC from the coding sequence ATGAGTGCGAAGATACTATTTATTGATGCATCAGCTAGAAAGGGGGGAAATAGCACGAAGCTTATGTATGTAGCAGAGCTTGGGGCAAGGAAAAGAGGATGCGAGACTGAGATAATTTACCTTAAAGATCATAAGATAAAGCCATGTGCAGGATGCGTATCAGATGATATAATGGCATGCAAGTTCCCCTGTGTTATAGACGATGACGACTTTAATTCTTTAGCAAGGAAACTGATTGAGAGTGATGGAGTCGTAATAGCAACACCTGTTTATTGGTACATGGTATCAGGCATAATGAAGAATTTTATAGACAGGCTCACAAGCTTAGAAAACATGCTTTTCCACACTGGTAAAAGCCTAGTCGACGGAAAAGTTGCTGCATTCATTGCTACAGGATCAGACACTGGAACCTCAATGACAATTGCATATTTGATGGACGTATTCAATAGCTTCGGATATCATATTCCTCCTTGGTCACTTGCTTATCACCATTCAATTGACGATTCACTAGACAACGGCTTTGCTGTATATGATGCGTATAATTTAGGGATAAATGTATGCAGGGCTGCTGAAATTATGAAAAAAGAGAAAGAACCTTGGTATAGCTTTGAATATGATCTGAATGAAATAAAAAATTATGCGAAGAGAATGGCAGAAAGAGATGGAAAGAATGACAGCCTAGAGAAGAGGATAGAAAAGGCGAAAGGTGATGAGTGCTAG
- a CDS encoding secondary thiamine-phosphate synthase enzyme YjbQ — MKTFVKSISIDTKNRRELVNITSFVEQAVKESGINNGIVLIFVLHATATIVVNEDEQGLKKDIINWIDEFLDKERKYYHNLIDNNADSHIAASFFGPSKVFPLVNGKLIKGTWQEIMLFELDGPRNRRQVLIEVIGE, encoded by the coding sequence ATGAAGACATTCGTAAAGAGCATTTCTATTGATACTAAAAATAGAAGAGAGCTTGTAAACATTACATCTTTTGTCGAACAGGCTGTAAAAGAAAGTGGAATTAATAATGGAATTGTTCTAATCTTTGTGCTCCATGCCACTGCTACTATAGTAGTTAATGAGGACGAACAAGGGTTAAAGAAAGATATAATTAACTGGATTGATGAGTTTCTTGATAAAGAAAGAAAATACTATCACAATCTGATAGATAATAATGCAGATAGCCATATAGCGGCTTCATTTTTCGGTCCTTCAAAAGTGTTTCCTTTAGTGAATGGAAAACTCATAAAGGGAACATGGCAGGAAATTATGCTGTTTGAGCTTGATGGACCAAGAAACAGAAGACAAGTTCTAATAGAAGTAATCGGCGAATGA
- a CDS encoding phosphatase PAP2 family protein: MDFASAFIISSVLVLILKDVTKVPRPNATVPPPAGFLSLLSDYYSFPSGHSTRASVASYYLSKKGKIASILSWIYTILIAISRIMLGVHWFSDVVFGIFLGIESSLLVEILSPQLDKLYIKLFGKNRIQLKNKEDGNN; the protein is encoded by the coding sequence TTGGATTTTGCTTCTGCGTTTATTATAAGTTCGGTTCTTGTACTAATTTTGAAGGATGTAACTAAAGTTCCGCGGCCAAATGCAACTGTCCCTCCTCCCGCTGGATTCTTATCGCTCTTAAGTGACTATTATAGCTTCCCTTCCGGACACTCTACAAGAGCGTCCGTGGCAAGCTATTATTTAAGCAAAAAAGGGAAAATAGCCAGCATTCTAAGTTGGATATACACAATTTTGATCGCTATATCTAGAATAATGCTGGGAGTCCACTGGTTCAGCGATGTAGTTTTTGGAATATTTTTAGGAATAGAGTCCTCTTTGTTAGTCGAGATTTTATCCCCACAACTAGATAAATTATATATAAAATTATTTGGAAAGAATAGAATTCAGCTTAAAAATAAAGAAGATGGTAATAATTGA